ACATTGGCCGCTTTATCGTTGAATAAACCTACCGGCAATATTCTCGGGATCTTTGTAACCTCCCCGGTCCTGATAAACCTGGACTTTTCTTTATCTGATTTGATGCTTCCCAGGATCACTACTTTTTCAGCAGGTTTCAGCTTATTGATCTCCTGAACCATGATTCCCCCGAAGGAATACCCTAACAGACAGAAAGGCTCAGAAGGATCTACTTTCTCCGCCATTCTCTGTACATAAGAATCAAAAGGTTCATTTTTTTCAGGGATGAGCCAGTCTATAAAAATCAATTCACAGTGCTTGGGAAATTCCAGCCTTTCCAGTACTTTAAAATCGGCACCAAGCCCGCTTACTATGTAAATTTTCATACGGCTAATTTATAAAAAACATGATAAAAAATCAAAGGTCTGCCAATTCCGGGCCATAGTATTTCGTGTCATTCAGGATCATCTCAAAAATAAAAAAAGAGCAGTTCATAGAACCACTCTTTCTGCATTATCAATCGTTATTTCTTAAGTTTATTTTTTCTTTACAGGAACTCTGTTTTCGTTATCCAGTTTTTCCGTAGAAACTCTGAACTGGAAATCCATTTCGTTCTTGATGAAGTAATCTTTCAGTGAAGACTGGTAGAATACTTTGAAATCTCTTCTGTTCAAAGAGAACTTCGCAGATTCTATTACTACAGTAAACTGAGTTACATATACATTGGCAGGGAAAGTAATGGTCTTTCTTACCCCTTTAATGGTAATATCTCCGTACACTGTTGAATTGTACTCGCTGTTTGCTAAAGGAATAATTTTAGTCAAGTGAAATTTCGCGATCGGGAATTTCTTAACCTCGAAGAAATTAGTGCTTTTAAGCTCATTAGTCAGTTTGATCTGATCTTCTTCAGAGACATCTCCCGCCATCATGCTTCTCATATCTATAATAAACTCTCCGTCTACAAGAACCGTTTTATCGAAATTGAATTTCCCGCTTTTCAGCTTTACCGTTCCTGAATGGGAGGAAGTTTCCGTTTTTACAACTTTATATCCCCACCATCTGATCTCTGATGAGGTTACTTTCGATACCTTATCAAATTTCTTCTGGGCAAAAACAAATGATACACTTACGCACATCATAGCAAACAATAGTAATCTTTTCATTCTTTTTTATTTACAATTCAACAAAAATAAAAAAAAGTGTAGAACTTCTACACTTTTAACAATCTTTTTTTGATTAAATTATTTAGCAGTTACCTTTACGGTCATATCAATATCATCTTTCACAAAAACATCCTGCATAGAAGACTTGTACGCTACATCAAATTTCTGTCTGTCGAAAGAGAATTTGTTGGAAACAAGACTTACTGTTCCATTGCTGTAGGTAATTTTTGCAGGGAAGCTTACAGCATTTGTTTTTCCTTTCACCGTAAGGTTTCCTGTTACTAATGAATTGTAAACTTTATCGTTGTTTTTCTTTACGGAAGTAATTTTGAAAGAAGCTGTAGGGAATTTTTCAACTTCAAAGAAGTCACCGTTCTTAAGGTGCCCGTTCAGTTTCTGCTGATATTCTCCGGAAAGGTCTGTTGCATTGATAGAAGTCATATCCAAAACAAAACTTCCTCCTACCAGCTGATTTCCTTTCATCACCATTTCTCCGGATTTTACTTTTATGGTTCCGTCGTGAGAGCTTGCCTCAGATTTTGCGACTTTGTATCCCCACCAGTGGATATCAGAAGTTACCACTTTCTTTGACTGTCCAAAAGCTAAACCACCAGCTAAAACGGCTAACAAAAATATTTTTTTCATTTGAATAAAGTTATTTACTTATTTAATATTGCAAATGTAGCCAACTTATCTGATAGATTTCATTGATGTATATCAATAAGAACAATTATTTTTATGAATAATATCATCCCATAAAAAAACTCCGGAAATGATCCGGAGTTGTCTATTTTAATTTTGATAATAAGCAGTGTACAATGCGGCTCCTTTTAATGCCGTATGGTTCTGTTTGATCAGGTAGATTGGGGTGTTTTTAAGCATAGCCTCCATCTTATCACTGATCTTGAATTTCTCATAGAACTTGGTTTTGTCTATGTATTCTCTTACCGTCTGTGGAATATCTCCTGAGATCAGCAGCCCTCCGGTAGCTTTAAGCTTAAGGACAAGGTTATTAGCTTCTCTCGCCAGGAATTCCAGGAAAGTATCCAGTGCAATTCTGCAGATCAGTACATTTTCTTCTACTGCAGCTTTATACAGCTCCTGAACAAAGTTTCCTCCCGCCAGACGTTCAGCCAGCCATTCCGGTTCCGGATGTCTTTTAACGTCTCTCAGGAATCTGTAAATATTGAAAAGACCTGTTTTGGACAATACATTTTCCCAGCTTACGATACCGTAAATATTATTTAAAAACTGGTAGAATTCTACTTCTACATTGGTTCTTGGTGAAAACTCCGAGTGCCCTCCTTCCGTAGCAAACGGTCTCAGAAATTGGCCGTCAAAAAAATATCCGGCTTCTCCCAGTCCGTTTCCGGGTGCCAAAATGGCAACATTTCCTTTTTCAAGGTGTCCGCTGGTATAGATAGGTTCAAGATCGCTGTCTTCAAGAAGTCCCATTCCATAGGCAGAAGCTTCAAGATCGTTCAGCATATCCCCTTTTTCGAACCCGAAATCTCTGGTGTATTCTTCAATATCCAGATCCCAGCCCAATCTTGCCGGGCTGCTCTTTCCTTCGATGACAGGTCCTGGCACAGCCATTGACAAACGCTGTACATTATTTAACTGATTATCCTGAATAAATTTTCTCAGGATATCGGAAAATGACGCATACTCTTTAGTTGTATACGTATTCTGAATTTTTATCTCAAGACCTCCGTTACTGGAAACAAAATAGCCTAAGATGGTCATATCTTCACGGAGGCTGGCTCCAATGATAGAAACATTATCATTATTACTGTTCTCTACTCCTGGTAAATAAAGCGGAAATTTTGGATTCAAAATCATAACTTCAAATTTTATCAAATATAATAATAGTTTTCGTAAATTCTCTATGGAACAAAAAAACCTTTTCACAAAAATGAAAAGGTTTGGTTAATAATTGTTTATATATAAATCTAACTACTTTCCTAATGGGATATTGTATCCGAAGCCAACTCCGATATTCCCCACATTATAGTCCTGTCCGGCAAGATCGCCTTTATCTCCTACAAAAACCTTCTGGTATTGTACAAAGAAATTCCAGTCTCTGTTGTGATATCCGATCTCAGGTTTGATATAAAAACCTCCGTCAGGTCTGTCAACACTACTGTTGGAAGCCACTTTCTTATCGCCTACCAGAAATCCGTACCCTAAATCTGTTCCGAAATAGAAACCAGTCTGCTTAGGATAGATTCTTACTAAAGCTCCCACAGGAATTACCCCAACATCATTATTATCGTACCCGTTGTTATTTTTTGAAAAGTAATGGGTATATCCGGTGGCAATACCTAATCCGAATCCTGGAGTAATAAGGTTTTGGTAGGATACATCCACACCAGCAGCTGCGGAAAGATTATCTGCAGGAACTGCTAAACCAGCATTGGCTCCTACTTTAATCATATTATTCATTTTTGAGTCCTGCGCGCTTGCGATACCTGCTGTTAAAATTCCAGCTAACAATATGGCTTGTTTTAACATTTTCATAACTCTAATTTTTTTAAATTTTACTAAGCAATAGGATGTAAAAATCATGCCAACGGAAGTATTTCTCATTATTTTAACACTTAAAAAAAATTTAATTAAATGAATTTCAATGTGTTAAATTATTTTAAAAATTAAATGATTGTTTAAGAGAAATGGATGCCGGAAAAGGAGGATGGAAGTTTATTTCACAATCATGATTTCTTTGAACCTGATGATGAGAAATTGATCATAGCATTTTGTGTATACAGAATAAGATAAAGGATGGGAACCTATTCCTTGATATTTATGTTAAATATATAAAGTATTTAAACCTACTTTAATCTACATAGTTTTTCAGGCTTCTCAAAACTTTCTTCTTCCATCTTCCTGTCTAAAATACTACTCTCCACTTTCGCCCGTTATCATTTTAACCTTTTTGCTTCAAAAACATCAAAACATAAACTTTCTCAAATGGCTGATCCATTATTAAATCATAAACATCTTCTCTGGCGCGCAGGCTTCGGAACCGGTCTCAACCAGATTGAGGATATGAAGAATAAGAGTATTAAGACGCTCACGGATGAACTTTTCAAAGAAGAAACTTTCACAGAAGTAATTTATGATACGCCTGATCCTGATTTTACAGCCAATATGGACAACCGCCTACCTGAAGAAAAAAGAAAGGATTTACAACGCATCAACAGGGAGCAGAACAACGAGTTGAACCTCAATTTTCTTGATAAAATGGTCAACAGTCGTGAGCAGCTGCGTGAAAAGATGGCTTTTTTCTGGCACGGACATTTTGCCACAAGAGTAAATAATCCGAAATTTAACAAGAAACTTCTCAATACAATCAGAAAAAATGCGCTGGGCAGCTTTAAAGATCTTCTTTTTGTTGTAAGCAGCTCTCCTGCCATGCTGAGTTTTCTCAATAATCAGCAGAATAAAAAGGATCATCCCAATGAAAATTTTGCCCGCGAGGTAATGGAACTTTTTACCATGGGCAGAGGAAACTATACCGAGCAGGACATCCGTGAAGGGGCCAGAGCCTTTACGGGATGGGGATTTGATAAAGAAGGGCAATTTAAAGAAAGAAAGCAGCTTCATGACGAAGGAAGCAAAACTTTTTTAGGAAAAACGGGAAATTTCAGGGGTACAGACATTTTAAACATCATTCTTGAGCAAAAGGTAACTGCCCGCTTTATTACCACTAAAATCTATAAGTTCTTTGTGAATGAAAATCCGGACAATAAGATCATCGACACGCTGAGCAATGATTTCTATAACTCCGGCTATGATATAAAAAAACTCATGCATGCTATATTTTCAAGCTCGTGGTTTTATGATAAAAAGAATATCGGGAACAGAATAAAATCTCCTATAGAGCTTATGGCCGGCATGATGCGGATGCTTCCAATGCATATCCAGAATCCGGAAAACCTCATCATTTATCAGAAACTTCTGGGGCAAATGCTGCTCTACCCTCCCAATGTATCCGGATGGCCGAATGGCAAATCATGGATAGACAGTTCTACCCTTATGCTGCGGTTGCAGATTCCCCAGATATGGTCAGGATTAAGACCTCTGGAATACAGTCCAAGACAGGATGATGATATTGACATGGGCATGAAATCCCGTGAGACAGCCTTAAATAAAACCTTTAAAAATCCTAATATTACGATTGACTGGAGTAGTGTAGAAAAGGCTTTTGCCGGTAAAAATTGTGAAGATTATCTGATTCAGAATTCAGGAACTCTTGATATGGCTTCGGTAAAGAATTTTTCAGATAAGAGTATAAAAATGACAGTGATCAACCTGATGTCTACACCGGAATATCAGTTAATGTAAGGTATTCATAACCAAAATCAAGAAGTATGTTAATTAAAAGAAGAGAATTCCTCAAAATAAGTTCACTGGCCGCAGCTTCACTGATGATGCCTGATTTTTTAAAAGCAATGACACTTGACGGTGCATTGGAACAGAATCAGAAAATCCTGATCGTCCTTCAGTTCACAGGCGGTAATGACGGTTTGAACACTATTATTCCAATAAAAAATGATATTTATTTCAGGGAAAGAAACAGCATCGCTATCAAAGATTCTCTGACACTGAATGATGAAACGGGAATTAATCCCGCCCTTTCTTATTTTAAAGAACTTTTTGATAACGGTGAACTTTCTGTAATGAATAATGTTGGCTATCCTGAGCCTGATAAGTCCCATTTCAGAAGTATGGACATCTGGCATTCCGCAAGCCGGAGTGATGAGTTTCTGGAAACCGGATGGATAGGCCGTTTTCTGGATGAAGAATGTTACCGCTGTGAACATCCTACCCAGGCTCTGGAAGTAGATGATATGCTGAGCCTGGCCCTGAAAGGCGAAAATAACAAAGCTTTCGCGTTCAAAGATCCCAAAAGGCTCTATCAGACCAGTCAGGAAAAATATTTCAAGGCTTTGTATGACCACCATCATGAAGATGAAACGGTTTCTTATTTATATCAAACACTAGGTTCCACTATCAATAACGCCGACTATATTTTTGAAAAAAGTAAAGCTAAAAAAACGGATCAGATCTATCCTGGTTCACAGTTAGGAAAAGATTTCCGGACTGTAGCTTCTCTGATCAAATCTGATATCAACACCCAGGTATATTACCTTTCTGTAGGAAGTTTCGATACCCATGTTAACCAGAATGAAAGACAAAAAAAGCTGTTCATCGACATCAATGAAGCTGTAAAATCTTTTGTAGCCGATATGAAAAGTAACGGACTTTTTAACGATATTCTTCTGATGACCTTCTCGGAATTCGGCCGCCGTGTAGCCCAGAATGCCAGCAACGGAACCGATCACGGAACCGCCAATCAGATGTTTTTTATCAGCGGCGGGCTTAAGAAAAAAGGACTTTTAAATGCTCTCCCCGATCTTCAAAAGCTGAATCAGGGTGATCTGATTTATACAGAAGATTTCAGAAAAGTGTATGCTACCATTCTGAAAAACTGGCTTAAAGCAGACTCTTCCAAAGTGCTGGGCTGGAAAAACGGAGTTTATGATTTTATCTGATGATTTTTAACGTTGATTGATCTAGTTTGTTGGATTTGAGCCAGGACGCAAGATTATTTTTACATTCTACATGGACATAAGAGCGATTTTATCTCCGATAAAATTTCATAGCGTTGATTTTTGTGGGAATAAATAGTTTCCCACAGATTGCCCCAGATGGCACATATTTTTATGGATTAGGCGGACTAAAGTCCAGCTGTATTGAATAAATTCTACAGAGTAGCATGAAAATTTTTAATTAAAAACTCTTTGATGTTTTTTTGTCTCGCAGATTATGCAGATCTATTTTCAACATTAATAAAAACCGTAGCTTTTTTTAAAGCTTAAGTGAACTTATATGCATAAAGTTTTTTAAACTTATTTTTACTAAAGTATGAAAAATTTCATTGCCACGGATACACGAATTATTTTATTAGGGCATTAGGGGAATAAAAAATATCGCAAAGGCTTTATTATTAATACTGTTGATTTTAGGGAGCAAAGAGCAGAATCAACTCCGTTGATTCGATGAAGCGGACGTTAAAAAATGTGATTTAATATCTCCAGATCTTCATAAAATCTGCATAATCCTAGATAAACATTTTCATTCAGATCTGCTGAAAATCTTTGATTTTCTCGCGCCTTAAAAACATCATGATAGTTTAAAAACATTGAGAAAATCTAACAAAAATAAACCTTACAAACCCTTAAAAGGATCCATAAGGTTCACATGGTAATATTATTTACTGACTTACAATCAGATCTACAAGCTTATGCTTTTCTATATTTCTTTTTATTCTTCCAAGGTGCATTTTTACCAACATCGCCAGCCATGATACATCCGTATGGCATCACCTCATCCAGTACTTCACACAATTCGTATTCCTCGATCTGTGCTCTTACATTTTTAGCACTTTTATAGGCACTTGGCAGCTCGGAAATATCAATTTCATTGGAGAAGAAACGGATATCAAGTCCTTTGGTTTCTTCTTCGAAAATTTCTTCCGTTGTCTTATGGGCAAGAGATCTTTTATGCTGGCTTCTGCTAAAGTTTCTTCCGGCTCCATGCGGGGCAAATCCAAGGTTTCTTTCATTGGTTTTTCCCTGAACAATCAGTACCGGTTCTGCCATATTCAGCGGAATCAGTCTTGGTCCTGTAATATCCGGCATAAATTTATCATCCAGCGGAGTGGCTCCTTTAGCATGATAAAACAGATCTCCATCCCTGAAAACGAAATTATGCTCGTTCCAATATCTGTTTTCTGTCTCAGTTTCCAGTTTGTTCAAAACCGCATCATGAATGGAAGTATGGTTTTCTTTCGTCCATTTTCTGATTAGCTGCAGGGCTTCCCAATATTCCTTACCTTCTTCGGTATCGTAAGGAATCCATGCGTTTTCTCTTAGTGTTTCAGGAGAAATTTCCAGTCTGAAACGGTTGGCCACCTTCATTCCTTTATCATATAATGCAGCCCCCGGAGCCCTGGAACCGTGATGGGTAACCAACATCGTATTTCCTGTATTTTTAGAAATTCCGACGAACAGAAAATGATTTCCGTCTCCCTGTGTTCCCATATGAGAACGGGCGATACTAATCAGTTTTTCATCATTCAAGAACTCATTTTCTCTGAAAGCATCCATCAGTTCCTGAGACATTGGCATCTGCTCTCCTCTCGGTCTTCCTCCATATCCGAAATGCGTCACGGAATGCGCGGCATCCAGCACTTCTTTAGGATCAGCTTTACCAAAATCCGTAAGCATTACAGAACAACAGATGTCCGCGCTATGGAATCCGGGATGAATCGCGTTTTTAGCGACAACCACTCCTCCTACCGGGATCTGACCTTCAGGTCCTGTAGGACAGGCATCCGGCATAATAGCTCCTGCCGTTAATGTAGGCGTTTTCATCAGGACGTTCATGGTTTTGATGACTTTCTCTACATTATCGTTCTCACTTTCATGTTCTGCTCTGATATTGATCACAAAATCTTTCGGTGCATCATGAAGCGGAATCAGGTCTGGCTGCTTAAACTGTTCCAGATATTGTTTGGTCTGGGTTTCATCCAGATTATTTTCATTGATATAAGCAATGGCCTCTTTAAACCATTTTGCTGGTCTATACCCTAATTCAATCAGTTCGTTTCCTGTAATTGTATTCATTTTATTTGGTTTTTAATTTTTCAGAGCCTTATCTGTCTTCATTTTTGGTTTTATTATCCTATTCAGGCAAAGCTGCTACAATTTATTGTTATTCATTTCTATGTAACCCTGGTGAGATTCGAACTCACATTCCCGATTGGCATTGAGGCTGTAAATACGCTTCCCTACTTTTCTGAAAATTTCGGTGCATCTGTAAACTCTACCCATTAGTCCGCGCAGGTCTAACCGGAATATCCTCAAACTCTACGAATACGTAAATTTTTCCGTAGGCTTTTCCTTTTAAGCTACAAGGTCATTTTGATGATGCAAAGTAACAACACAAGTACGCAATAATTGTGCGCAGATGAAAAAATTTAATTATTTTTGAAAAAAAATATGCATGTTATCAGAAATAGTAAAAAACAACCCAGAGTCTATTCAGTTCAAAGAAGTTATCGCTTATATTGACGAGCATTATGATTTTACTCCTACTGCATTTAAAAACGGAAACACAATGAATGAGGCCGGACAGAACAACAGTTCGTGCAAAGTTTTCAGTTTTGCAAAACTTCAGAAACTATCCAAAGAACAAACTCTTCCACTTTTTGCAGAATTCTACAAAGAGGATGTTTTAAAAAATCCCGAAGGAACGGACCACCAGAACATCAGAAACTTTATGGAATATGGATGGGACGGAATTGTCTTTGAAGGAGAAGCCCTGAAAGAGAAGTAATGATAAGATAAATTCTCACTCACCCTTTTAAAAACGTACAACCATGTCATCCAATAAAAACGCACTGATCCGCTATAAAACGCTGGATAAATGTTTAAAAAACAAGTACCGGAAATACACTCTGGAAGATCTTATCGACGAATGTTCCGAAGCCCTTTTTGAGTTTGAGGGGAAAGAATCTTATGTAAGCAGACGTACTGTTCAGCTCGACCTTCAGAATATGCGCAGTGAGAAATTCGGATATGAAGCGCCAATTGAGGTATATGAAAGGAAATATTACCGTTACAGCGATCCTGAGTACAGTATTCATAATATTTCAGTGAACGAAAGTGATCTGAAAGCCATGAACAATGCCATACAGATCCTGAAGCAGTTCAAAGATTTTTCAATGTTCAAAGAGATGAACGGGGTGATTCAGAAACTGGAAGATTCGATTCATTCCACCAGCCAGAAATCCATTATCCATCTTGATAAAAATGAACAGCTGAAAGGTCTGGAACATATTGATATTCTTTACGAAAGCATTGCCAATAAAAAAGTTTTAAATATTCTGTACCGCAGTTTCACAGCAAAGGAATCCAGCAGTTACCTTGTACA
This region of Chryseobacterium vaccae genomic DNA includes:
- a CDS encoding RtcB family protein; the encoded protein is MNTITGNELIELGYRPAKWFKEAIAYINENNLDETQTKQYLEQFKQPDLIPLHDAPKDFVINIRAEHESENDNVEKVIKTMNVLMKTPTLTAGAIMPDACPTGPEGQIPVGGVVVAKNAIHPGFHSADICCSVMLTDFGKADPKEVLDAAHSVTHFGYGGRPRGEQMPMSQELMDAFRENEFLNDEKLISIARSHMGTQGDGNHFLFVGISKNTGNTMLVTHHGSRAPGAALYDKGMKVANRFRLEISPETLRENAWIPYDTEEGKEYWEALQLIRKWTKENHTSIHDAVLNKLETETENRYWNEHNFVFRDGDLFYHAKGATPLDDKFMPDITGPRLIPLNMAEPVLIVQGKTNERNLGFAPHGAGRNFSRSQHKRSLAHKTTEEIFEEETKGLDIRFFSNEIDISELPSAYKSAKNVRAQIEEYELCEVLDEVMPYGCIMAGDVGKNAPWKNKKKYRKA
- a CDS encoding YceI family protein, producing MKKIFLLAVLAGGLAFGQSKKVVTSDIHWWGYKVAKSEASSHDGTIKVKSGEMVMKGNQLVGGSFVLDMTSINATDLSGEYQQKLNGHLKNGDFFEVEKFPTASFKITSVKKNNDKVYNSLVTGNLTVKGKTNAVSFPAKITYSNGTVSLVSNKFSFDRQKFDVAYKSSMQDVFVKDDIDMTVKVTAK
- a CDS encoding YceI family protein → MKRLLLFAMMCVSVSFVFAQKKFDKVSKVTSSEIRWWGYKVVKTETSSHSGTVKLKSGKFNFDKTVLVDGEFIIDMRSMMAGDVSEEDQIKLTNELKSTNFFEVKKFPIAKFHLTKIIPLANSEYNSTVYGDITIKGVRKTITFPANVYVTQFTVVIESAKFSLNRRDFKVFYQSSLKDYFIKNEMDFQFRVSTEKLDNENRVPVKKK
- a CDS encoding HopJ type III effector protein — protein: MLSEIVKNNPESIQFKEVIAYIDEHYDFTPTAFKNGNTMNEAGQNNSSCKVFSFAKLQKLSKEQTLPLFAEFYKEDVLKNPEGTDHQNIRNFMEYGWDGIVFEGEALKEK
- a CDS encoding alpha/beta hydrolase, which codes for MKIYIVSGLGADFKVLERLEFPKHCELIFIDWLIPEKNEPFDSYVQRMAEKVDPSEPFCLLGYSFGGIMVQEINKLKPAEKVVILGSIKSDKEKSRFIRTGEVTKIPRILPVGLFNDKAANVYSVVRKLFDPKNPKILQYFKVRDPYYLKWSVEKVSEWKFEENPEVIQILGDKDIVFPIRYSKPDYVIKGGTHLFPATKPKDVSKILNEIFDEVIENNIH
- a CDS encoding DUF1501 domain-containing protein, which translates into the protein MLIKRREFLKISSLAAASLMMPDFLKAMTLDGALEQNQKILIVLQFTGGNDGLNTIIPIKNDIYFRERNSIAIKDSLTLNDETGINPALSYFKELFDNGELSVMNNVGYPEPDKSHFRSMDIWHSASRSDEFLETGWIGRFLDEECYRCEHPTQALEVDDMLSLALKGENNKAFAFKDPKRLYQTSQEKYFKALYDHHHEDETVSYLYQTLGSTINNADYIFEKSKAKKTDQIYPGSQLGKDFRTVASLIKSDINTQVYYLSVGSFDTHVNQNERQKKLFIDINEAVKSFVADMKSNGLFNDILLMTFSEFGRRVAQNASNGTDHGTANQMFFISGGLKKKGLLNALPDLQKLNQGDLIYTEDFRKVYATILKNWLKADSSKVLGWKNGVYDFI
- a CDS encoding glucokinase, whose translation is MILNPKFPLYLPGVENSNNDNVSIIGASLREDMTILGYFVSSNGGLEIKIQNTYTTKEYASFSDILRKFIQDNQLNNVQRLSMAVPGPVIEGKSSPARLGWDLDIEEYTRDFGFEKGDMLNDLEASAYGMGLLEDSDLEPIYTSGHLEKGNVAILAPGNGLGEAGYFFDGQFLRPFATEGGHSEFSPRTNVEVEFYQFLNNIYGIVSWENVLSKTGLFNIYRFLRDVKRHPEPEWLAERLAGGNFVQELYKAAVEENVLICRIALDTFLEFLAREANNLVLKLKATGGLLISGDIPQTVREYIDKTKFYEKFKISDKMEAMLKNTPIYLIKQNHTALKGAALYTAYYQN
- a CDS encoding helix-turn-helix transcriptional regulator, translated to MSSNKNALIRYKTLDKCLKNKYRKYTLEDLIDECSEALFEFEGKESYVSRRTVQLDLQNMRSEKFGYEAPIEVYERKYYRYSDPEYSIHNISVNESDLKAMNNAIQILKQFKDFSMFKEMNGVIQKLEDSIHSTSQKSIIHLDKNEQLKGLEHIDILYESIANKKVLNILYRSFTAKESSSYLVHPQLLKEFNNRWFLICIHKGKIYNLALDRMEKITPEEDLPYIDKDLDGDEYFKDIVGVTVSEGMAPKNVIFFVDSSNSPYIKTKPLHKSQEIISETEEGTLFKICVQINFELERLLLGFGESLIVHKPRKLRLRMEEKFKAGYGNYKNLDIPD
- a CDS encoding DUF1800 domain-containing protein, whose translation is MADPLLNHKHLLWRAGFGTGLNQIEDMKNKSIKTLTDELFKEETFTEVIYDTPDPDFTANMDNRLPEEKRKDLQRINREQNNELNLNFLDKMVNSREQLREKMAFFWHGHFATRVNNPKFNKKLLNTIRKNALGSFKDLLFVVSSSPAMLSFLNNQQNKKDHPNENFAREVMELFTMGRGNYTEQDIREGARAFTGWGFDKEGQFKERKQLHDEGSKTFLGKTGNFRGTDILNIILEQKVTARFITTKIYKFFVNENPDNKIIDTLSNDFYNSGYDIKKLMHAIFSSSWFYDKKNIGNRIKSPIELMAGMMRMLPMHIQNPENLIIYQKLLGQMLLYPPNVSGWPNGKSWIDSSTLMLRLQIPQIWSGLRPLEYSPRQDDDIDMGMKSRETALNKTFKNPNITIDWSSVEKAFAGKNCEDYLIQNSGTLDMASVKNFSDKSIKMTVINLMSTPEYQLM